A part of Gemmobacter sp. 24YEA27 genomic DNA contains:
- a CDS encoding sigma-70 family RNA polymerase sigma factor has translation MTSDSPRDHISCLILRVALRDRVAFDMLYNSTSAKLFGTCLRVLKDRAEAEEAVQEVFIKIWLRADRFAVTGQSPMSWLIAVARHQAIDRLRVRREAASAIDDVALEISDPAPGPEARAVAAGARRQLDDCLGELEAGRADAVRSAYLEGDSYADLAARHDVPLNTMRTWLRRSLMRLKECLQR, from the coding sequence ATGACGTCTGACAGCCCCCGTGACCATATCTCTTGCCTGATCCTCAGGGTTGCTCTTCGGGACCGGGTTGCGTTCGATATGCTCTACAACTCAACCTCTGCGAAACTTTTTGGCACCTGCCTTCGTGTCTTGAAAGACAGGGCAGAGGCCGAGGAGGCGGTGCAGGAGGTGTTCATCAAGATCTGGCTCAGGGCGGACAGGTTTGCGGTGACCGGGCAAAGCCCGATGTCCTGGCTGATCGCGGTCGCCCGGCATCAGGCCATCGACCGGCTGCGCGTCAGGCGGGAAGCGGCCTCAGCGATCGATGATGTGGCGCTGGAAATCAGCGATCCGGCCCCGGGACCCGAGGCCCGCGCCGTTGCAGCCGGAGCGCGGCGGCAGCTTGACGACTGTCTGGGTGAACTGGAGGCGGGCCGGGCTGATGCGGTGCGCTCGGCCTATCTGGAGGGCGACAGCTATGCCGATCTGGCCGCCCGCCATGATGTGCCGCTGAACACGATGCGAACCTGGCTGAGACGCAGCCTTATGCGGCTGAAGGAGTGTCTGCAAAGATGA